The Nitrospirota bacterium nucleotide sequence TGGCCCGGGCTCTGTTCTTCTTCCTGCCTATCGCCATCGTGGCTGCCGCTGTCAGCGCGATGACGATCGCGATGATCTGCGATGTGGAGATGAGGCCGCCGAAATAAACGCCGCGCGCCACGTCTCCACGGAAGAACTCGATGGAAAACCTGAGGACCGCGTAGAAGATCAGATAAAGACCGAAAAGCTGGCCGTCAAACCGCTTGTACCGCCGCAGGAGGAGGAGCAGGCCGAAAAGGATGAACTCACCGACGGATTCCATAAGTTGTGTCGGAAAGAGCGGGGTGCCGAGGGGTGCGAGTGAATGGGGATCGTTGAAGGTGATGCAAAACGTGCCCGTGCAGGGTGCGCCGTAGCAGCAGCCCGCAAAGAAGCAGCCGAGCCTCCCGAAAGCGTGCCCAAGTGCGGCGTAGGGCGCCATGATGTCCGCCGTCTTCCAGACCGGCAGGTCGTGTTTTCGGACGTACCAGATCCCGACCGGCACCGCCGCGAGCACACCGCCGTAGAACACGAGGCCTCCCTTCCAGATCGCGAACACCTCGAGGGGATGCGTCGTGAACTCGCGCAGCGCCGTCAGCACGTAAAGGATGCGCGAGCCGATGATGGCCGCAAGCAGCAGGTAGACGCCCATGTCGACGATGAGCTCGGGATTGATCCCTTCCTTTTTCGCCCGCCGAGAAGCCAAGGTGATGCCGAGCAGGAAACCGATACCGATCATCAGCCCGTACAGGCGGATCGGGATCGGACCAAGGGTCCAGGCGCCGAGGTCGATCCGGGGGATCTCAAAGAGAATGGGATGCATGGCTTCCTTCCGGAAGAAATCCTTAATCTGAAACACACGTTCGAATGTCCGAAAAGACACTGTGGAGCATCCGAAGGTCGGATTTGGCCGGGGTTACGCTATCAGGATTTGGAGCTTATCGCTTCTGTTCTTTTTACAAACAGCATATCGACGACGAGCAGGGCCACGCCGACCGTGATGGCCGAGTCGGCGACGTTGAACGACGGCCAGTAATAGGACTTTACGTACCATTGGACGAAATCCACCACTTCGCCGTACCGGACTCGGTCGATCACGTTCCCGAGGGCCCCGCCGATGATGAGTGAGAACGCACTGACAAGCAGGCGTTCGTGGGACTTCCGAATCAGGACCCCGATCGCCGCGACGGCTACGAGCGTCACGGCAACAAAGAACGCGCTCCGCCATCCGTCGGGGAGCGTGGAAAGGAGGCTGAAGGCCGCACCCTTGTTCCGGACGTGGGTGAGATTGAAAAATCCCGGGATGACCTGTATGACATCGTACAGGCGGATGTTTTTTTGGACGAGGTGCTTGGTGAGCTGATCCAGGACCAGGACAGTGCTGATGATCGTTCCGGCCCAGCGATATTTATTCTTCAAATTATGTTCCAACCTCTCCCATAATGATGAATGCCGATACCAGTACTCAGGCAAGGTTCCCCGCGCACCGGTCGCAGATCTGCGGATGCTCCGGCACGGTGCCGACCGACTCGCGGTACATCCAGCAGCGTCCGCATTTCAAGCCCTTTGCCGGCCCTGCCGCAATCCTGAGGCCCTTGACAATGTCGCTCGGGAACGCATCTGCAGGCGCATCAGCCTCTTTCTCGACCGTCGCCGACGACACGATGAAGATGAAGGCAAGGTCTCTTTCGTACTGCTGCAGGAACTCATACAGGTCCTGCGCAGCGTACAGCCTCACCTCCGCGTCGAGAGAATGGCCGATCTTCTTGTCGCGCCGGAGTGTTTCGAGCACCTTGGCCGCTTCGCCGCGGACGGCGATGATCCGGTCCCAACGTTCTTCTAGCTCCCCGTCGAGGTACCGTTCCTCCGCCTTCGGGAAGGACGCCAGGAAGACGCTTTTCTCCTTCGAGCTCTCCTGCATATAGCCCCAGACCTCGTCCGCGGTGAAGGAAAGCACCGGCGCCATGAGCCGCACCATGGCTGACAGGATCGCATGCATGGTGGTTTGGCCGGAGCGCCTCTCGACGGACCTCGCCTTCGCCGTATAGAGCCGGTCCTTCAGGATGTCGAGGTAGAAGGCGCTCATGTCCACGGCACAGAAGTTATGAATCGAGTGGAACACGACGTGGAACTCGAAATCGTCGTAGGCCTTTTCCACGCGCCGGATCAGCTTCTGGAGCCTGAGGAGCGCCCAGCGATCGATCTCGAGCAGGTCCTTGTCCTCGACCTGGTCGGTTTCCGGATGAAAGTCGGCGAGATTGCCCAGGAGGTAGCGGCTTGTGTTCCTGATCCTGCGGTATGCCTCGGCAAGATGGGTCAGTATCTCCTGGGAGATGCGGATGTCGTCCCGGTAGTCGGCGGCCGAAACCCAGAGCCTGAGCACCTCGGCGCCATACTTGTCGATCACTTCCTGCGGAGCGACCACGTTGCCCGCGGACTTGCTCATTTTCTTGCCAGAGCCGTCCACGGTAAAGCCATGGGTCAGCACCGTCCGGTACGGGGCCGCGCCCGTTGTTCCCACTGACGTCAGGAGCGAGGACTGGAACCATCCCCGGTGCTGGTCGCTGCCTTCAAGGTACATGTCCGCCGGCCAGGAGAGATCCTTCCTCTGTTTCAGCACGGCGGCGTGGCTCACTCCCGAGTCGAACCACACGTCGAGAATGTCCATCTCCTTCGCGAGGTCCTCGTTGCCGCACTTTTTGCATGCCGTCCCCGCGGGCAGCAGTTCGGCCGGCGTCCGCACGAACCAGGCGTCGGCGCCTTCCTGCTCCACGATGTCCGCGACGTGGTCCACGACCTTCCGGTCGAACAGGAGCTCTCCGCATTGTCTGCAGGTGAACGCGATGATCGGCACGCCCCACGCACGCTGGCGCGAGATGCACCAGTCGGGCCGGTTCTCCATCATGCTCAGGATCCGGTCCTTGCCCCAAGCCGGCACCCAGTTCACAGTGTGGATGTTCTCGACCGTCCGCTTCAGGAGGTCGTTCGACTTCATCGAGATGAACCACTGCTCGGTAGCGCGGAAGATGACCGGGTTCTTGCACCGCCAGCAATGCGGGTAGGAGTGGCTGATCCTGCCCTCGGCGAGGAGCGCACCCTTGGCCTTGAGCAGTTCGATAATGCCCTTGTTCGCCTTGAACACCTGCTGGCCGGCAAACTCGCCCGCTTCCTTCGTGAACCGCCCCTTTTGATCGACGGGAGCGTACACGTCGAGCCCATACTTCAGGCCCACTTCGTAGTCTTCCTGGCCGTGGCCGGGGGCCGTATGCACCGCTCCGGTACCGGCCTCCAGCGTCACATGGTCGCCGAGGATCACGAGGGAGTCCCGGTCGATGAAGGGAT carries:
- the lspA gene encoding signal peptidase II — encoded protein: MKNKYRWAGTIISTVLVLDQLTKHLVQKNIRLYDVIQVIPGFFNLTHVRNKGAAFSLLSTLPDGWRSAFFVAVTLVAVAAIGVLIRKSHERLLVSAFSLIIGGALGNVIDRVRYGEVVDFVQWYVKSYYWPSFNVADSAITVGVALLVVDMLFVKRTEAISSKS
- the lgt gene encoding prolipoprotein diacylglyceryl transferase; the encoded protein is MFQIKDFFRKEAMHPILFEIPRIDLGAWTLGPIPIRLYGLMIGIGFLLGITLASRRAKKEGINPELIVDMGVYLLLAAIIGSRILYVLTALREFTTHPLEVFAIWKGGLVFYGGVLAAVPVGIWYVRKHDLPVWKTADIMAPYAALGHAFGRLGCFFAGCCYGAPCTGTFCITFNDPHSLAPLGTPLFPTQLMESVGEFILFGLLLLLRRYKRFDGQLFGLYLIFYAVLRFSIEFFRGDVARGVYFGGLISTSQIIAIVIALTAAATMAIGRKKNRARAKV
- the ileS gene encoding isoleucine--tRNA ligase, which produces MDYKTTLNLPKTDFPMKANLKDLEPRMIGKWNQEQVYAIMQKQAEGRKTYILHDGPPYANGHIHIGHALNKILKDIIVKFRSMEGYRSPYVPGWDCHGLPIEHQVLKSLGPKKEGMSQHEVRKLCREYAEKFIEIQREEFKRLGVFGDWDHPYLTMNFGYEAAIVRELGRFADNGGVYKGKKPVYWCGFDETALAEAEVEYADHESPSVFVRFDIPGAATALPSLAGKKAAVVIWTTTPWTLVANLAVALHPRFDYVAVEHNGQVLILAEGLLKQCMETFGIKDYTILEKFKGSKLEGLKARHPFIDRDSLVILGDHVTLEAGTGAVHTAPGHGQEDYEVGLKYGLDVYAPVDQKGRFTKEAGEFAGQQVFKANKGIIELLKAKGALLAEGRISHSYPHCWRCKNPVIFRATEQWFISMKSNDLLKRTVENIHTVNWVPAWGKDRILSMMENRPDWCISRQRAWGVPIIAFTCRQCGELLFDRKVVDHVADIVEQEGADAWFVRTPAELLPAGTACKKCGNEDLAKEMDILDVWFDSGVSHAAVLKQRKDLSWPADMYLEGSDQHRGWFQSSLLTSVGTTGAAPYRTVLTHGFTVDGSGKKMSKSAGNVVAPQEVIDKYGAEVLRLWVSAADYRDDIRISQEILTHLAEAYRRIRNTSRYLLGNLADFHPETDQVEDKDLLEIDRWALLRLQKLIRRVEKAYDDFEFHVVFHSIHNFCAVDMSAFYLDILKDRLYTAKARSVERRSGQTTMHAILSAMVRLMAPVLSFTADEVWGYMQESSKEKSVFLASFPKAEERYLDGELEERWDRIIAVRGEAAKVLETLRRDKKIGHSLDAEVRLYAAQDLYEFLQQYERDLAFIFIVSSATVEKEADAPADAFPSDIVKGLRIAAGPAKGLKCGRCWMYRESVGTVPEHPQICDRCAGNLA